A stretch of DNA from Candidatus Binatia bacterium:
CAATCCGGGTGCTCTCCGCTTGCTGGGGATGCGCAACCGCGCCGTGATGGCTCGCTACGAAGATGCGCTTCAGGCTGCCAAAAGGACCGGACGCACACCAACCCTCGACGCGGTGCGGACTGCTCCGCGCGAGAAACTCGGCGTCGGTATTTCTGCGGACCAGGATATCGCCCCTTGGCTCGGCATTTTCTTTCGTGGCTTTTGGGCCGACGGAAAAACGGAAACCTATGCCTTTACCGAGGCAGATCGTAGCCTCGCCTTCGGCACCGTGATATCCGGCCGGCCATGGGGCAGAGGGTTCGACCGACTCGGCATCGCGTTCGCCCGCCAATGGCTTTCGGCACCGCACCGGAAATACCTGGAAGCTGGCGGGCTCGGATTTTTTCTCGGTGATGGCGCGCTGCACTATGGTGCAGAGACCCTTGTCGAGGCCTTTTACGCCATCCCGGTCTTGCCGATCTTCGAACTCACCCTCGACTTTCAGCACATCTGGAATCCGGGGTATAACGCGGATCGTGGCCCGGTGATGGTGTTCTCGACCCGGCTGCATGCCGTGATTTGAAAAACGAGGCAGCAATCCGGGCCTGACTCCAGGTTCGGCGCCCCGACCCAGAAAAAACCCTTCGTGCCGGTTGCCCAAGATGGACGGCCGCCGCGGCCGCTGCAGACGTACAGTCCTGGCGCGCTGCGGATTTTCTTCTCACTGGCGCGGCGGGTACTTGCGCAGCTTTCGCTGAAGCGAGCGCCGGTGTATGCCCAAGCGACGCGCGGCCTCGGAGATGTTGCCGCCGCAGTCGGCCAACACTCGGTTAATGTGCTCCCACTCCGCTCGTGCTAACGAAGGTGCCTTGTATTCCGGGCCAGGCTCGAGCGGCGGTGCCTCGGCGCGGGCAAAAGCGGCTAAAACGTCGTCCGCATCTGCCGGTTTACTCACATAGTACGCGGCACCTACCCGCATGGCTTCGATGGCCGTCGCGATGCTGCCATAGCCCGTCAGAACCAGGATGCGGATCGTCGGATCCAAGGCGTGCAAATCCCGCGTGAGCTCCAAGCCGGAGCGTCCAGGCATTCGCAAATCCACCACTGCAAGATCCGGGGCTTCCCGTTCGGCCAGCGCCATTGCCTCGGTGTAGTTTGCAGCCGTCCACACTTCGTAACCGCGCTCGCGGAAGGCGCGCGCAAGGCGCTCGCGGAAAATCTCGTCGTCATCCACGATCAGCATCGCGGTGCGTTCGCTGGTCGAGTCCTGCGCCACCATCGCGCTCCCCTTGCCTATCACTCTCGATCGAGTTTATCGGTCGCACTCTGGACCGGGTTTGCAACGTGGCGATTTGTCGCATCCGCTGCGGGCAAAAGGATTCGTGCAGTAGTTCCTTGGCCGAGGAGGGATTGCAGCTCTAAAGTGCCGCCCATTTGTTCCACCAGGGTGCGCGTCAAAAACAAACCCAGCCCAATGCCTTGGCCGGGCTCTTTTGTGGTGAAAAAGGGCTCTCCGGCGCGAGACAGCACCTCGGGAGCCATACCGCAGCCGCGATCAGCGACCTCGATTGCCAGCCACGCTCCCCGCAGCGAAGCGCGCACGTCCACCGTGGCACCCGCAGGAGAAGCCTGCGCGGCGTTACGCACGAGATTCCTCAAGGCGCGAGCCAGGGCCTGTCGAGAGACGAATATTCGCCGAGTCGGATCATCCACGTCCAACTGCACCAACACCCGGACGTCCTTCGACGGGCTCTCCACGGCGAGTATGCTTGCGAGGTCTTTTGCCCGCACGGCCTCGATTCCCTCTCCGACCCCTTGGCCAGCCTCGGCCGCCATTTGGTGCAGGATCCGCTGGCAGCGCCGCACCTGTTCGCGGATCAGGCGAATGTCGGCCCGGATCGGCTCCGCGGCGCCCGTGAGGCTCTTTTCCAGCTCTTTTGCGGCCACCGCAACCGTGGAGAGCGGCGTGCCGAGCTCATGAGCCGCGCCAGCGGCCATCGTGGCCAGCGCAGCAAACTTGGCTTGTCGAGTAGCTAAATCTCGCGCCGCAGCGAGTTCCTTTTCTCGCTCGGCCAGCGCCTCGCGGACGCGCTGGACAAAGTACACGATAAATACGGCACTCACGCCGAACGCCACGTACATGCCTTGGAGATGCAACCACAGGTGGTCGTGATGCAAATTGCCTTCGTGGGGGGAAAAACCTGGCCATGCCGGCAGCGCGAACAACAGCCCAAAAGCGATGAGCCCGAGGGCGGTGAGCCCCCAAGCCGCCACCTGCCGCAACGTGACCGCTGCCAACGCGATGTGCACCAAGTACAAAAAGGTAAAAGGGTTCACCGGGCCTCCGGTCATGTGCAACAAAGCCGTCAGCAGCAGCACGTCGAGCGCCAGAATCACAACCAGCCACGCTTCCGTTACGGGGCGACGCTTCGCGAATCCCGCACAAACAAGGTTGCTCACTGCCTCGGCTCCGAAGACCACGGCGATCCAAGCCCAGGGCAGGCGCACGCCCAGAAGACCTTCAATGGCAGCCACGACGAGAAATTGGCCGAGTAGCGCCAGCCAACGCAGGCGAACCAGCCATAAAAGCTGGATATTCTCCGCACCGGGAAGGGCAGCAAAATCGCTCACAGCTCTCACCAGCTAGTCGGATCCGAGCGCGCGCGCCAGCGCCAAAATCCACAGCGACAATTCACCGCATTCTGGAGAGCGGCCAATCTCGCTATGCGAAAGGCCGCTATGGTAGCCCCGTGGTTTTCCGCCAAAAGCCGCTGGTTTTTGTGGCCCCTGATTTTCAAGCTTGTCACGATGGGCACATTTTCGCCCGCCCTCGGCTGTGAAATTTGTGCGATTTACACAGGCACCGAGTTGCTCGAGAGCCGCAGGGGCCTCCGGATTGGGGTAGCCGAGCAATTCACTGGCTTTGGTACACTGCAAGAGAATGGCGAAGAAGTCGCAAACCCGGCGGACGAATTTCTGGATAGTTCGATCACCCAAATCCTCTTTGGCTATAGCTGGCATCCGCGGCTCCTGCTCCAAGCCAACGTTCCATGGATCCACAGGGAATTTCGACGCCTGACCATGAGCGGGGTCGAACGCGACTCCGCGGGCGGACTGGGCGACATTTCGATTCACTGGATCGGCACGGTGTTACAGCACGTCAGCGAGCGCAGTGTGCACCGAGCCTCGGTGTCGGTTGGAGTGAAGTTGCCGACTGGCAGTCCGAGCCGCCTGCGGGAAGAGCTCGGCGATGACACGCACGCCGCGGAGCCGAATATCCCGCCCGTGTTTCGGAACCGACAGTGGCGCCCGCGCCATGCTACCGGGAGTGTCGCCAGTGGGGTCCACGGACACGATCTCGTTCTCGGATCCGGCTCCACGGACGTCGTGCTCGGCGCGCAATGGCTGGGTACCTACCGGCGCTTTTACGGTACAGCGATGGTACAGTATTTTGTTCGGACCGAGGGTTCCTTCGACTACACTTTCGCTAACGAAACTATCGTGTCCGCGGGCCCCGGATTGTTTCTCTTGACGCGCCACGACACAACCCTGGGACTGCAGGCTTTGCTGACCGTTGACACCAAGGGCACGGACACATTGCGAGGTGAGCGAGTCGGTGACACCGGCGCGACCTTCCTTTACGCTGGTCCTTCCATGCATTGGACCTGGAAAAGTTCCCTCAGTGCCGACCTGGCACTGGACCTTCCAGCGCTGCGCCACAACACTGGCCTGCAAGCCGTGCCGGATTTCCGCCTTCGTGGAGGGTTGGTGTGGCGCTTCTAACGTGGCGTCAAAGTTCTAGTCTAAGTCTCCTGGTGGCCGTTTTGGTGTTGAGCGGGCCCCACACCGCCCGACGCTGCTTCGCTCCGCGTTGGCCAGAAATTTCCAGTGGTCACACTGCTGGACGCCGAGGGACACCGGGTCGGTCTCGACTTCGCGCCCTCGCGAGTGCTTCTCGTGCAAGTTTGGGCAACGTGGTGTTCCCCGTGCCATGAGGCAATGCCGGTGATTCTCGACGCCGTACACGGCATGGCCGCCGCGCGCCGCCTTGAGGTGGTGTTGTGGAACATCGACACCGACACGGAACGCGCCAAAGCTTTCCTCCAACAACATCTTGCCCGGTACCCCAATGTTGTGCTGCGCTTCGACCCGGGAGGCCAGCAATTCCACGGCTTGGGTGCGCCCGGCATGCCCGCAACCTTCATCGTCCAAGCCGGCATCACTCGCGCTGTATTCGGGGGCTACAAGCCCGGAGTCGAACGAGACATTCTCTCCGCTCTCCAGCAGGTACTGGCCACCCAGGGCCCGCCGGCGGAAGATTAGACCTTCGAGGCCTCGTTCGTGCGGCCGGGTTCCGCCGCACGCTGCGGCTGCACGAGCACAGTGACGATTCGGCGCCCCTGAACCTTTTCCACAACAAAGCGAATTCCCTCCAGCTCCACCGCTGCACCAGCCTCCGGAATCTTCCCGGCCAGGCCGAACACCAAGCCCCCCACCGTATTCCAACTCGCGTGGGGCAGCTCCACGCCGAGTAGCTCGTTCAGATCTACGATCGGAAGGCTTGCCTGCACGCGGTACGAACCATCGGGAAGCGCTACCACCTCAGGAGCCTCTTGATCGAACTCGTCGCTGATCTGGCCCACCACCTCCTCGATCACGTCCTCCAGCGTCACAATCCCCGTCACCGACCCGTACTCGTCGCTCACCACGGCCAAGTGAAAGCCCCCCTGCTGCATCTCCCGCAGCAGGTCTGCCAGAGGTTTGGTCTCGGGCACAAACTGCACACTCCGCGCCACCGCTTTCACTGGGCTTTGGGCTTCGCCCCGCATCACGGCAGCCAGCACGTCTTTCACGTGCACCACCCCTTCGGTGGAATCGAGGTCCCCCGCGAACACAGGCGCGCGCGACACCCCTTGGCGCAGCATGATCTCGGCTGCTTGCCCCACCGTTGCCTCCGCAGGGACTCCCACCACATCCGGCCGCGGAACCATCACTTCCCGAACCACTCGCTGTGCGAGCCTTGAAGAACCAACGGGGAACGCCGCGTTCGCCATTGGTGACGCATCACTGCCGTCGGCCACCGACTCACGTTTGGCAAGGTTCGAGCGTTCCGAAAGGCGCGATGCGGACTCGAGCCACGCCCTCCCCAGGCGACCCAACCAACCTCCGCAAGCATCCGGGACCCTGGCGAGCAGGTGAGGCATGAAACGCGCTGCCAATGCCGGTCCGAGAAACAGCACCAGCAGGCCGCAAAGTACGCTCAGCACCCAATTTCCCAAGCAAAGCTGCACGACCACCGCCGCTGCAACCCCACTGGCACCGAAAGCGAACCCGGCCAAAGCGGCCAACCCTAGGTGCCTGTAGAAACGATCCAAGCCCTCCGCTCCCGGGGGCGTTTCACGAATAGGGGTGATCTTTCGACTCGACATGCCCGAGGAGGTCCGCCACGCGCTGGGCAAACCCGAGGAGCCGCCCTTCTCTTCAGGGTACACGACCGCTCTTCTTCACTTCAGCCCAAAAAAATCCACGGAACTCACCCTCACGAAATCCTGTGGCGCGGTCGTTTGGGTAAAGCTCCGCTAGCCTCGTCTTGAGCTCCGGAGCAAATCCCTCGGGATCGCCATGACAAAGTAAGCACGGCCCCCCGGTGGCAATCGGCTTCAAAACGCCGACTCGGTCGCCCAGATCGACGACAACTGGTTGCACTTCCGATGCCTGGCGACCGGCTGCGCGCGCCAAATATGGCACAACCCAGGGTCGAGGCGCATTGGCGGGGTTACGTAGGCGGTGACTGGTTCTGCCGAGTTCGAGGTCGTGTCGGCGGGCCAGATCCGTAGCAATTTGCGGCGCTTCCACTTTGCAGACAGCCACAGCCGCTGCCGGCCCCTGCGCCCCGAGCGTAGCCAGCAACCGACTTTGCAATGCATTTTGTAATGCTTCGAACGCCCGTTGCGCGCGTTGCACTTCAGGTGCCTCCTCACCCCAGCCGACTCCACCCCTTGCAGGGGCAAGGACCAACAAGGCAATCGAAAGCGTGCGCCTCCCCAAACGAAGATCGAACATGGACTGAGCATATCATCTTTCACGGCCAGATGGGTACCGCATCACGGCAGGAGATTGTCGCACGAGAGCAGCCTGCGGGTTTCCCCGAACAGCGAAAAATTTTTGAAGCGATGTACGAGTTTGCGCGTCTTCAGCGAAACCGTGGAGGTTGCGATGGATCGAGTTCTCGTGGTCGTGGATAATAACGTGAACGCACGCGTCGTTTGTGAAGTCCTCCTCGAAGCCCGAGGAGATTCTTGCATCCTGTGCTCGCGCGGAGAGTTGCATGAGCGCTGCGTTCCCTTGGAACCGGGAAAAGTCGTGCTCTTCGAGCTGAACCTGCAGAACCACGCAGAGCGGCGGGCGCTGCAGGCATTGCTCGATCAGTTCCGCAGTGAAATGCAGACTCAACTCGGGTTGCTGGTGGTCACGGAGCAAAGCCAAATTCTCGAGCAAACGGGGCTGTCGGACGCAGTGGACTTCGTTCTGCATCCTACCCAGGTGGGCGCGCGGCTCCTGGCCACCCTCGATTACCTACGCGCCCGGCGAACAGCAGCGCAGTCCATCGGATCGTAATTGCCCACTCGGTCGAATTTCCTCCCCCAGGGCGTATCGTTTCCCAGGCACGGTTTCGGGCTGGCGTTTCTTGCTGGTGGCAAGATTCGCACGGCGCTGGGCCGTGAGGCGGTCTCTTGCAGCTATCCAATCGTGCGGCTAAGCGAGCGCGCCATGGCCAGTCGGCTTGCTCGGCGGGCAAAACGGAAGCGGGTGCCCACACAAAATTGGTGGGCTACCCTTTTTGCCGCTTTACTCGCGGTGCACTTGGCTTGCATGTCGGCTCACTCGGCCGTCCATCTACGTTCGCGGTGTACCCCAGCTCTGGAGAGTGACTCCGCGGCTTCAACGCAAGTATGCTCGCAAGCCGCGACGGCAACAGCGCTGGCGCACGACCCGTTGCATTGCGCTGCTTGCCGAGCACATCACGACCTGCGCTGCTTCTACGGCGCGGTCATTGCGGGCGAAGTCGTGGCTCTCGCTTTCCGCAGGGTCACCTTCCTGCCGGAAAACCTGCCCGCCATTGTCGGGGGCACAAACTCTGCACTATCCCGCGCTCCGCCGGCATAGCTCTCGGTCGCAACCACCGGAGCGTTGATACCTGCGAAGGCGCCTCTCGAAGGCCGCGTCTTCGCGGGTGTTGCAGGCAAACATTTTTCAAAAAAAGGAGTGCGTGATGGCTCGGACCTTATGGTGTCCGCGCACCCGCCCCGTGTCGCGCTGGGTCGGCGTCGTACTAGCAGTGACGTCGGTCGTGCCGGTCCCGATAGCAACGCGTGGCGACGCGGGGCGCGACGCGACACTGGAACGGCTGAAACGAGAGATCGAACAGCTTCGCAAAGATCGAGATGAACAGGAAAAACGCTTGAAGCACTTGGAGCGACAGCTCCGGCGCTTACAACACGGGAAGGATGAGTCACCCAACCAGCCTAGTGCAGCTAGCCCAGCTCAGGCTCTCGACCGAGCATTGGAATCGAGGACTTCCGAGGTCGAGACAACGCCACCTTCTCCACCGCCACTGTGGGCCGGAAACATAGCCGGAGCGCCTTTGCGGCTGTTGGACTTGTCGCTCGACACGATGGTTGCGGCAGGCGCGTCTACGGCCACCGATCGGGAA
This window harbors:
- a CDS encoding DNA-binding response regulator, whose translation is MVAQDSTSERTAMLIVDDDEIFRERLARAFRERGYEVWTAANYTEAMALAEREAPDLAVVDLRMPGRSGLELTRDLHALDPTIRILVLTGYGSIATAIEAMRVGAAYYVSKPADADDVLAAFARAEAPPLEPGPEYKAPSLARAEWEHINRVLADCGGNISEAARRLGIHRRSLQRKLRKYPPRQ
- a CDS encoding cytochrome c — encoded protein: MQRAQRAFEALQNALQSRLLATLGAQGPAAAVAVCKVEAPQIATDLARRHDLELGRTSHRLRNPANAPRPWVVPYLARAAGRQASEVQPVVVDLGDRVGVLKPIATGGPCLLCHGDPEGFAPELKTRLAELYPNDRATGFREGEFRGFFWAEVKKSGRVP